The following coding sequences lie in one Planctomycetota bacterium genomic window:
- the ggt gene encoding gamma-glutamyltransferase, with protein MRSNVCPVRDPLALAAGPTRVAVLVALAIALCPSPARALEPDRATIATGRRGIVATVHPLATQAALDAFAAGGNAIDAAVAAGVTLGVVDGFNSGLGGGCFILIHTAAGKSVVLDGRETAPAAATPGMFIRDGKGDTAASQTGPLAVAVPGALAAYAEAQARHGRLSLSAVVSPAARIAADGFEIDPHYAKRLATKADDLGRFPGSRAVFFHADGTPLAAGDRLVQPDLAESYRRIAADGPGWFYRGGFARAVGEWMAAHGGILTADDFAAYRVVEREPLRTPYRGRTILGVPPPSSGGIHVAQILTLLSGHDLAAATAPGAREHLLAESMKLAFADRAFWLGDPVFAKVPRGLLDPAYLAGLAARVDPQRSTAVPGAGTPPAADTDIFTGGRHTTHFSVADAEGNWVACTATINTTFGSKVIVPGTGIVLNNEMDDFSIQPGVPNAFGLVGGEANAVAPGKRPLSSMSPTLVLEQGRPILALGGAGGPTIISQTVQNVVRILDLGQSPAEAIAGPRIHHQWKPDRLAVESGIPADVRAALAARGHVLHDDAVIGVSQIVARAPDGTFIGASDPRVPSRAAGW; from the coding sequence ATGCGATCCAACGTGTGCCCCGTCCGTGATCCCCTCGCTCTCGCCGCGGGGCCGACCCGCGTGGCGGTCCTGGTCGCGCTGGCGATCGCGCTGTGCCCGTCTCCCGCCCGCGCGCTCGAGCCTGACCGTGCCACCATCGCCACCGGCCGGCGTGGGATCGTGGCCACCGTCCATCCACTCGCCACACAGGCCGCCCTCGACGCCTTCGCCGCCGGTGGCAATGCGATCGACGCCGCCGTCGCCGCCGGCGTCACGCTCGGTGTCGTCGACGGCTTCAATTCCGGCCTCGGCGGCGGCTGCTTCATCCTCATCCACACCGCTGCGGGAAAGTCGGTCGTCCTCGACGGCCGGGAGACTGCCCCCGCCGCGGCGACGCCCGGCATGTTCATTCGCGATGGCAAGGGAGACACCGCCGCCAGCCAGACCGGCCCGCTGGCAGTGGCCGTGCCTGGGGCGCTCGCGGCCTACGCCGAGGCACAAGCGCGCCATGGCCGCCTGTCGCTCTCCGCCGTCGTCAGTCCGGCGGCACGGATCGCCGCCGATGGCTTTGAGATCGACCCGCACTACGCCAAGCGCCTCGCCACCAAGGCCGACGACCTCGGCCGATTTCCCGGCTCGCGGGCGGTCTTCTTCCATGCCGACGGCACCCCGCTCGCCGCCGGCGATCGGCTCGTCCAGCCCGACCTCGCCGAGAGCTATCGCCGGATCGCGGCCGACGGGCCCGGCTGGTTTTATCGCGGCGGGTTCGCCCGCGCCGTCGGCGAGTGGATGGCGGCCCACGGTGGCATCCTCACGGCCGACGATTTCGCCGCCTACCGCGTCGTCGAGCGCGAGCCGCTGCGCACCCCGTACCGCGGTCGCACGATCCTCGGCGTGCCGCCGCCGAGCTCGGGGGGCATCCATGTGGCGCAGATCCTCACGCTGCTTTCGGGCCACGACCTCGCCGCCGCGACCGCACCGGGAGCGCGCGAGCATCTCCTCGCCGAGAGCATGAAGCTGGCGTTTGCCGATCGGGCGTTTTGGCTCGGCGACCCGGTGTTTGCGAAGGTGCCGCGCGGCCTCCTCGACCCGGCGTACCTCGCCGGCCTGGCGGCGCGGGTCGATCCGCAGCGGAGCACCGCGGTGCCAGGTGCCGGCACGCCTCCCGCCGCCGACACCGACATCTTCACCGGCGGCCGGCACACCACCCACTTCTCGGTCGCCGATGCCGAGGGGAATTGGGTCGCCTGCACGGCGACGATCAACACCACGTTCGGATCGAAGGTGATCGTCCCCGGCACCGGGATCGTCCTCAACAACGAGATGGACGACTTCTCGATCCAGCCCGGCGTGCCCAATGCCTTCGGACTGGTCGGTGGCGAGGCCAATGCCGTCGCGCCGGGAAAGCGGCCGCTGTCGAGCATGAGCCCGACGCTCGTCCTCGAACAGGGGCGGCCGATCCTCGCGCTCGGCGGGGCCGGCGGGCCGACGATCATCTCGCAGACGGTGCAGAACGTGGTCCGGATCCTCGACCTCGGCCAGTCACCGGCCGAGGCCATCGCCGGCCCGCGGATCCACCATCAGTGGAAGCCCGATCGCCTCGCCGTCGAGTCGGGGATCCCGGCCGACGTCCGCGCGGCGCTCGCGGCCCGCGGCCACGTCCTCCACGACGACGCCGTGATCGGCGTGTCGCAGATCGTCGCCCGTGCCCCCGACGGCACGTTCATCGGCGCGAGCGACCCCCGCGTGCCAAGCCGCGCTGCGGGGTGGTGA
- a CDS encoding DUF3395 domain-containing protein yields MVFRFTSTRHGIGSGRGGLRVPGFRSSLEASFVTCRPGRLIMQRIVAVVIAVVVACGLARMVPARGQAPAGGLVVEAATYGVYDDGKPVAGKTITVTDAVCRLVKDGRLRLEVGNDPFGDPASGEGKTLAVRYSLSGTPGTLVVAEGETLLIPVPKLAGALTVKKATYGDHAQGMTSDVTDLVKARLRDGRLEVKVDNDLLGDPAVGSFKQLRVEYTIGDVELVKRTYEGGTLVITEPGKQTPAK; encoded by the coding sequence ATGGTGTTTCGTTTCACCTCAACGCGCCATGGAATAGGCTCAGGTCGCGGTGGGTTGCGGGTGCCGGGATTCCGATCATCACTTGAAGCGTCTTTCGTCACGTGTCGTCCTGGGAGGTTGATCATGCAGCGGATCGTGGCCGTGGTGATCGCGGTGGTCGTCGCGTGTGGATTGGCGCGGATGGTGCCCGCGCGGGGGCAGGCGCCGGCCGGGGGGCTGGTGGTCGAGGCGGCGACGTATGGCGTGTATGACGATGGCAAGCCGGTGGCGGGGAAGACGATCACCGTCACCGACGCCGTCTGCCGGCTGGTCAAAGACGGCCGGCTGCGGCTCGAAGTGGGCAACGACCCGTTCGGCGATCCGGCCAGCGGCGAGGGGAAGACGCTCGCCGTCCGCTACTCACTCAGCGGTACGCCCGGCACGCTCGTCGTCGCCGAAGGGGAGACGCTGCTGATCCCGGTGCCAAAGCTCGCCGGGGCACTGACGGTGAAGAAGGCGACCTACGGCGACCACGCGCAGGGAATGACCTCCGACGTCACTGATCTGGTCAAGGCCCGGCTCCGCGACGGCCGGCTCGAGGTGAAGGTCGACAACGACCTCCTCGGCGACCCGGCGGTTGGCTCGTTCAAGCAGCTCCGCGTCGAATACACGATCGGCGACGTCGAACTGGTGAAGCGGACCTACGAAGGGGGCACGCTGGTGATCACCGAGCCGGGGAAGCAAACGCCGGCGAAGTGA
- a CDS encoding glucosamine-6-phosphate deaminase: protein MQVQVIVYADPEALGRAAGGEAADELRRVLAAKGQATLVVATGASQFATLAALVAAPGIDWSRVTAFHLDEYAGLSADHPASFRRYLRERFVDRLPTPLAAFHAIDAQTDPAGECRRLAGLVPEGAFDLALIGIGENGHLAFNDPPADFTTTEPYLVVALDEACRRQQVGEGWFRDLASVPTHAISMSVRRIMASRRIVCSVPDARKATAVKDALEGPVSPECPASILREAVNPVSMHLDTAAAGRLTARG from the coding sequence ATGCAGGTGCAGGTGATTGTCTACGCCGATCCCGAGGCCCTCGGCCGTGCCGCCGGCGGCGAGGCGGCCGACGAGCTGCGCCGCGTGCTGGCCGCCAAGGGACAGGCGACGCTCGTGGTCGCCACGGGGGCGAGCCAATTCGCCACGCTGGCAGCGCTCGTCGCGGCGCCGGGGATCGACTGGAGCCGGGTGACGGCGTTTCACCTCGACGAATACGCCGGCCTGTCGGCCGACCATCCGGCGAGCTTCCGCAGGTATCTGCGCGAGCGCTTCGTCGATCGGCTGCCGACGCCCCTGGCGGCGTTTCACGCGATCGATGCCCAGACCGATCCGGCTGGCGAATGCCGGCGGCTGGCGGGCCTCGTGCCGGAGGGGGCGTTTGACCTGGCGCTGATCGGGATCGGCGAGAACGGCCACCTCGCGTTCAACGACCCCCCGGCCGATTTCACGACGACCGAACCATATCTGGTCGTCGCCCTCGACGAAGCCTGCCGGCGGCAGCAGGTGGGGGAGGGATGGTTTCGAGACCTGGCCAGCGTGCCGACGCACGCGATCTCGATGAGCGTGCGGAGGATCATGGCGTCGCGGCGGATCGTCTGCTCGGTGCCCGACGCGCGGAAGGCGACGGCGGTGAAAGACGCGCTCGAGGGGCCGGTGAGCCCCGAGTGCCCGGCGTCGATCCTCCGCGAGGCGGTCAACCCGGTGAGTATGCATTTGGACACGGCGGCGGCGGGGAGGCTGACCGCGCGGGGGTGA
- a CDS encoding YbjN domain-containing protein: MADDTPALLRQVESIAALAALRGWIDEKEQAFVMDFETGGYRSQRVLVRVFALGPGGKAMISIQSPARFIATRWFKRLSRGEALRLLHENESLRFARYGLVSTPKGMIVMVSCDLMLETLDAEELRVHAYAVANAADRYEAQFGGDQY; encoded by the coding sequence ATGGCCGATGACACGCCCGCCCTGCTGCGGCAGGTGGAGAGCATCGCGGCGCTGGCGGCGCTGCGCGGCTGGATCGACGAGAAGGAACAGGCGTTCGTGATGGACTTCGAGACCGGCGGCTACCGCTCGCAGCGGGTGCTGGTGCGCGTGTTCGCGCTCGGGCCCGGGGGGAAGGCGATGATCTCGATCCAGTCGCCCGCCCGGTTCATCGCCACTCGGTGGTTCAAGCGGCTGTCGCGCGGCGAGGCGCTGCGCCTGCTCCATGAAAACGAATCGCTCCGCTTCGCCCGCTATGGCCTGGTCTCGACACCCAAGGGGATGATCGTGATGGTGTCGTGCGACCTGATGCTCGAGACGCTCGACGCCGAGGAACTGCGCGTCCATGCCTACGCCGTCGCCAACGCCGCCGACCGCTACGAGGCCCAGTTTGGCGGCGACCAGTATTGA
- a CDS encoding AI-2E family transporter: MPPSVAAERATRDRGGGGEQRIAPPRVRPAPGRLDGPPAGCDIRRVASMPRAALSRIEPCPHPPMTSTSDTTRDKDASAPDPRRDAATVSLVVLAVIAFAAAFTYLGPVLRPFLIAVFLYYATQFFARLLTRLGLTPATAYASLLPVAVILTILFGQLVHREAGVFLAKWPRYEARIMRVIDTTSSTLRSWNVFAPRKEDDAEPVIEEADSAPAAAPAAQAAAQPGSADVPVSDLGQEPDVGAVPDESHAPVGGAAKGPRGTGDPSDFFRVTSQAAVDYVFRHSLDVAELFILVLVYLVFLFLGGRKLPAKIRRAFPGDQGERILQIGAGITDSIEAFMAVKTLVGLGMGATAGAIMFLMGLDHWLLWAFLFFASNYITYIGSAVTIIPPIVLAFFDFANPWMAGLLAVLLLVNRLVWIDFIEVRLSGRELNLDPVLMFLWLAYWGWVWGVLGLILAYPMMAAVKIVLQHVGGGAPWAVLLSDE; encoded by the coding sequence ATGCCGCCGAGTGTAGCTGCAGAGAGAGCCACACGAGATCGCGGCGGCGGCGGGGAGCAGAGGATCGCGCCGCCCCGCGTGCGGCCGGCACCGGGGCGATTGGACGGCCCGCCGGCCGGATGCGACATTCGACGGGTCGCATCGATGCCACGAGCGGCATTGAGCCGGATCGAGCCCTGCCCACATCCACCGATGACAAGCACCAGCGATACCACGCGCGACAAAGATGCGTCGGCCCCCGATCCGCGGCGCGACGCGGCGACGGTGTCGCTGGTGGTGTTGGCCGTGATCGCGTTTGCAGCGGCTTTTACCTATCTGGGCCCGGTGCTGCGGCCGTTTTTGATCGCCGTCTTCCTCTACTACGCCACGCAGTTTTTCGCGCGGCTCCTCACGCGGTTGGGCCTCACCCCCGCCACCGCGTATGCCAGCCTCCTCCCGGTGGCGGTGATCCTCACGATCCTCTTTGGCCAGCTCGTCCACCGCGAGGCGGGCGTGTTTTTGGCGAAATGGCCGCGCTACGAAGCCCGGATCATGCGCGTGATCGACACGACCAGCAGCACGCTCCGCTCGTGGAACGTGTTTGCACCGCGGAAGGAAGACGACGCCGAACCGGTGATCGAGGAGGCCGACTCCGCGCCCGCGGCGGCGCCTGCCGCCCAGGCAGCGGCTCAGCCCGGTTCGGCAGACGTACCGGTCAGCGACCTCGGTCAAGAGCCCGACGTGGGCGCGGTGCCAGACGAGAGCCATGCGCCCGTTGGCGGCGCGGCGAAAGGGCCGCGCGGGACCGGCGACCCGAGCGACTTTTTCCGTGTCACGTCGCAGGCGGCGGTGGACTATGTCTTTCGCCACAGCCTCGACGTGGCGGAGCTCTTCATCCTCGTGCTTGTGTACCTCGTGTTCCTGTTCCTCGGTGGGCGGAAGCTGCCGGCGAAGATCCGCCGGGCGTTTCCCGGCGACCAGGGGGAGCGGATCCTCCAGATCGGCGCGGGGATCACCGATTCGATCGAGGCCTTCATGGCGGTCAAGACGCTCGTCGGCCTGGGGATGGGGGCGACGGCGGGGGCGATCATGTTTCTGATGGGGCTCGACCACTGGCTGTTGTGGGCGTTCCTGTTTTTCGCGAGCAACTACATCACGTATATCGGCAGCGCCGTCACGATCATCCCGCCGATCGTGCTGGCGTTTTTCGACTTCGCAAACCCCTGGATGGCGGGGCTGCTGGCAGTGTTGCTGCTGGTCAACCGGCTGGTGTGGATCGACTTCATCGAGGTCCGGCTGTCGGGGCGCGAGCTGAACCTCGATCCGGTGCTGATGTTTCTCTGGCTCGCCTACTGGGGCTGGGTGTGGGGCGTGCTCGGGCTGATCCTCGCCTACCCGATGATGGCCGCGGTGAAAATCGTCCTCCAGCACGTCGGCGGCGGCGCCCCCTGGGCGGTGCTGCTCAGCGACGAATAG